The segment AGACAAGTCATCTAAGAGGTGTGGGCTGAAACCTTTACAAAGGGAAGGATGGAGTGTATTAATTGCATTGCATTATTTAAGGCACAAAGACAGACCAACAGTACTCCTGttaaaacaagattaaaatgTACCTTCTGGTTAAGAGAGCAGTCTTAGTCTTCTTAGTAACTGCTTTAGTCCTTCCCATCTATCTCCATGCTTGTGAGAGGAGAACAGAGGCAGTACAGCACTTAAGACTCTGAAATGAAACCATGAATTGCCTGGGTATGCTTACACACAGAAGTACAAAACTATACTACACTGCAGTGTCTGCATCTACACACAGCCACATGCACTGCCACTGATGAGTTACTTACAGGAGCAAGCAGGCTCAGAGCAAACCCTGTTCCTACTGTAGGACATGAATCACTGCACTGTTCTGCAGTATCGAGTTTTACACTGAAACATAACCCATGtaagaagcttttctttccagagtaatgaaaagaaaataaaaggacatTTTGTTAGGAAGCAAGCAGCATAAAACCTTCGGGTCTAAAGATTATTGCAACAGGGAGCCTACCATTTCCTATCAATACTGCTTCAATCCTCTTAAAAGAAGAATCCCATCTAGATGTCAGGCTGGCTCAGACACATTTATAGCTACAGGCCATTTCCTTCCAGCTGACATGGATAATGGTCGAATTCTGAACACCTGGCATGATATGGATAAAAGCTGGTGGCTCTAGCAACTAAAGGAAAGAACAGTAGGTTATATGTAAGGGGAGGGTGTGAGGTTTGGTAGTGGGTGCCTGTGAGCTTGCTGTGCCATGGAAAGAGGCTGGAGTAGAGCTCTGAAGTAGAAACACACAATATTCGTTAGTAAGAGTAAGTAGAAGGTGTGGGTTAATAATTAAAGGTATGGCAGGAGAATAAGAATAGCTCAATAGttagagaaattaaataattgtgTTACTTTTAACTGAGGGTTTTAAGAATGAATTGTGAAAATGAGACAAATCTATGTATTTATATCTGTGTGCATTTATTTGTTCCCTTGATCACTTTATATTGAGAAAAGCCTGTAGTAAGCATTTAATTAACTTTATCCATTAGCAGATTTCATGGGAGTGCTGTGTGCTTTGTTTGTCAGGGCTTGCCTTCTGTAGTTGGTGTTTGATGCCGTGTCCCTTTCCTCTGAACCACTGGGTATCCCCAACAAGGAGGTCATACAAGCCCCAGCAGTGAACCCTGCCTTTCAAGTTCTTTGACATGAAGCTATTAATGTGCAGAAGGACCCTGAGCATCTGGGCTCTGGCCCTAAATAGGGCACAGCCTGGAACATCTGAAGGTCTTGGTGGCTCATAAGTGGGAATCTCCTAATGATCTTAGCTATTTTTAGCCATGCCTGATGCCACACTTTATACTGCCCTAAGGCAGAGAAGCAACTCTACGATCACCAAGTGAGCACCCAAAGCTGTGGTGGTGAAAActaggaggaaaagagaaagaagaaagcaaaacataaagAAGGTGAAATAGTGAGGCAATATTAACATCAAGTAAAGGCACAAGACAGCAAGACAAAGAACAAGCAAGTAAAGGTGACAAAAGGAAGACACCAGCAGAGGGCTTTGGCAGAGTCTTCCTTTGGTTCTGTTTTTATCTTGCTTTACGGAGCAGAATGGGACAGCAGTTCACCAATGCTGAAGGGGAGCAAACAGAGATTGATGTTGCAGAACTGCAGGAATGGTACAAGAAGTTTGTGGTTGAATGTCCCAGTGGGACCCTCTTCATGCACGAATTCAAGCGGTTCTTTGGGGTCCAGGATAACCGTGAAGCAGCAGAGTATGTTGAAAACATGTTCAGAGCTTTTGATAAGAATGGGGTAAGTCATGAGGgggttttgcatttatttgtctAATAATTAATGTCTTTCTGCTCCTATTTGGAGGTGGGTTTGGTGGTgttgaggtgctggcacagggtgcccagagaagctgtggctgctgcatccctggcagtgctcaaggccaggttggacacaggggcttggagcagctgctccagtggaaggggtctctgcccgtggcaggggttggagctggaggagctttaaggtccctccaacctgaaccattccaTAATTCCATGAATTTAGGCAGCCAGTTTTTGAGACAGCATTGAAGGAGCCTCAAATAACCATAATAGTTACATAAGGAACAAATCTCTGTTATGATAGAAGGGAATTATAGAGGGAGGAAAGTCCTGCTGGGGATTGCTATGCACGGGAAGAATTGTACATACACAGTATGAGCAGGTGGCATGTAACAAAATATTGATTTTAGCTGCTCAAAAGCAAAGGAATGCTGAACAATTGGGACATTCTGGTTTTAATTCCCATTGCTGTATTTGTTACCAGACACCTGGGAAAAGTGGGCTTTCTGGTTCAGTAGCAGTTCATGCATACCCATGTGCTGGTGCAAAAGAACCTAGCACTAGCCTGTGCTGTTTTAGACACTCAGAACAAATGTCATTTGATTGCTTTTGTGTCATCCTGAAACAGGGAAGCAATGCTTGctccattttttccccccaaagaTCTTGGTTATGTTCTAAGTAGGGGGTTTGCTGTGTATAGGAAAAGGGGCAGCAAGTCTGGCACATCTCAGATACACCAATGGCCCTTAAGCTTCCTTTGCAACCAGTGACAAAATCACATGAATGGGGCAGCAAAAGTCAGTTTGTCAGGAAGGATAAGGAAGGTGTGGGCTGGTCAGGCTAGGCTTGGAATTTGAAGCTGGCAAAACCCCAGTTCCTGTGAGTTACTGAAGGTCCATGTCCCAATCCTGTTTGGAAAGCTGTGCTGGAAGTGTTGCGGAGCAAGAGGTGGGGAGGAGCAGAAGTCCCATTCTGAGGAGCAGCTTTAAGGAGCCTGAAAATCCCTTTTTAAGGGATGTTtgtatttgcatgttttaaGAGCACTAAATTAGGCTTAGGCTCATGGTTTTGCTGGAATGTATCCATGGTATATAATCAGTTAAGCAGGACCTAACCATCTGAAGGACCATATGGTAAGAAACTCAGTTGTTTCTTTATGCTTGTTGGCCTTCAAAGTCCAATAGCAGCAGAGTTTGATCATGGTTGTGTTGTTGCAGAGCATTTTGGTACCAGGGAAGAGATGCACAGCCCAGACCTAGGGATTTGCTGATGGGGTAGGGAGGGCTGTAAAGTGATTTGGGGCCCTAGCTCATCCCTGTGGATGGTGTTGGTGTCTGCTGGAGGCTGCGGAGGGAGCTCTGCATCCCTTCCATGGCTGAAGTCTTCCTCAGTTGAATCAAGATTAAATaagagggaaggatggaggaaTGGGGTGATGCTTGGGTGTTGGTCTTGGTGGTTAAGCAATTGAGGTCACTGAGAATGGCAAGTCCTTCCCAAGAAGTCACTACCTCCTGCACTGATCCTCATCTGCCTCCCTGTCCTCCATGTAATCCATACTGTCTTTGGGGTACTTAAATCACCAGTTTCTGGAGTCCTGGTGCGTGTTCCCCCTTATTGCAGTGTAGAATTGCCTTCCTCTCCAGTGTCACATTCCTCATGGACTCATCCTTGGTGCACAGGGGTCTGACTGCCTACTGATGGTCTCGAACTGGCACAAATGGTCTGTGAAATAGCTGTCCCATGGATTATCTTTTGGCAGTTTTAATCCAGGTTTTGTAAGTGGTTTTATATCAAGTATTCCCAGTTAAGTATCCTTCAGCAGCTGCCTTCCTGTTTCAACAGGATAATACCATTGATTTTCTGGAATATGTAGCTGCCTTGAATCTTGTTTTACGAGGAAAACTGGAACACAAGCTGAGGTGGACATTCAAAGTGTATGACAAGGATGGGAATGGCTGCATAGATAAACCTGAGCTGCTGGAAATTGTTGAGGTAAGTAGGCATTGCCTCATCACTCATTTAAGCAATCACTGTTCTTTGGCAATGTAGTGATGTCCATGGGGTTTGTGATGATGAGGTTTCAAGGCAGCTGTGGGCAGTGAGGAAGTGAAATTGCCTGACCTCGGAGGAAGGGTTATGTGCTCAGTGGTTTGGTGGAGCCCCATGGGGTGGTTGAAGAATCATTCTACCCACTGCTggcagcctggctctgctgctgctcagaaacaaGGCATCTGGGTGCTGTTGTGAAGGTCTTCTatctctgcctttcctttcaTCCTTCTTACACCAAGATCCATTACAGTACCCAGCAGAAGAGGGCTTCACCCCATGCCTGTTACAGGAGTCAAGTTTCCTGCCTTTGTAGCTGGTGAGGATACAGAGAGGCACAAACCAGTGCAGAAATCCCTCCTGCAGTGATTGAGTTCTGGGTTTCTGTTGTTCTGCACTTACCTGTAACCAGTGACTGTGTGGAGGTGTGAGAGGAGGCATGGGCCTTAGCAGACAGTCACACACAGGGTACCTGGCTTCTTATTTTAGGTGAATATCTTGGTGCTTGTGCTGTACTGCAGATGCTGACCCTTGCCTAGCAGCACCCATGAGGCTCAGTCAATGGGTATCAAATACCTTAGGTGAAAACAGGAACTGGGTCTGTGGACAGACCCTTCTGGCCGGAAGGTGTGACCAGTTTGTTacctgcagcaccaggaggatCTGGGGTGTGTGTCTGGGGCAGGTTCAATTATAGTTTTGAGGTCAGCCAGGAATTGGCCCGAGCTGTGTTAGGCTCTCCCTAATCCCCTCTCTGTTAAGAGTTCAGACAAAACCCGTTAGCCTAAGGAGTGAAGTTAATAACACACAGGTGGTTGTCATAGGAGGAATGGATAAAATCTGCCCCTTTCCAGTGACAAAGTGGGTCAAAATGTGTGCTAATACAGGCTTGATCTTGCAGCTTGGGCATGGGTTCCCTGGGGGAGAGGGCAGGGTTAGTCCAGGTGTGCCTGGCCTCAGATGTTAAGAAGTCACACTCCAAAGTCAGGTTTCCCAGGTGTGAAACCCTTTCCTTGTTCTTTGCAAAGGAACCCTGAGGTCTGAGCAAGATGTGTGAGGAAAATGGGAGTGCAGTTGCTTCAAAGGGCAAATGAAGTAATCCACAGTGTGTGTGAGCAGAAGGTCAGAGGTTTCATTAAAGGTCTGAGGCTGTTGAGTGACAGATCTTTGCAGAAAGGTTAAAACCACAGCCTTTGTACAAGACCTTTATGCTGCTGGGGAGATAATGGAGttcactgcttttcattttccagtcCTTCTCCTAATCTGTGAACTTCTTTTCAGTCCATCTACAAGCTGAAGAAAGTGTGTCGGTCAGAGGTGGAGGAGAGGACCCCACTGCTCACGCCCGAGGAGGTTGTGGACAGGATATTTCAGTTAGTGGATGAGAACGGGGATGGTAAGTGATGGATGGCTCAGATTGCATTTGTGTGTAATGAAGTTATCTGTGCTGGGCAGGCTACTTTAATTATGTCTATCAAGAAATCACTTAGGGCTATTAGGTTACTCATATTAGACACATAGGGTTTggttctggtttgtttgttggaaTCAGGAGGAAGTTAGTGCAGCAGGACAAAATTATGTCTAATACAGAggattatatatatgtatgtataataCACTATTTTGACTGGATTCTAGTGCCACACACATCTCATCCTCTGAAAGCCTTCAGCAGCTGGAGTGCAAATAGCTTTAGTAAAGACAGTAGCTCCAGGCAAATTGGAGCTTGCAGGATCAAACTTGCAGTCCTCCTGAAGAGCATGTGTAAGCTAATGCAGCATTTCATGTTAGCTGATGGGCTGGGGTAGGTGCGAATGCATTGGGTTCCAGCCTGGTGGTGTGTCTGTCAGCTAGCTGGGCTGAAGTGCATGGGGAAATGAAGTACAGCTTTTGTCttgtatattttctttcttgccttcctCTCATGTTTTGTCTCCCTGTCTTGTTCCCCTCATCTCATACACAGGGCAGCTGTCTCTTGATGAGTTCATTGATGGGGCCAGGAAAGACAAGTGGGTGATGAAGATGTTGCAAATGGATGTAAACCCTGGGGGATGGATCGTagagcagaggagaaagagTGCTTTGTTTTGAGGAAATTGAGGTTTGATACAGCTGAAAATGTGATGCTGACTACAACTGTGGGTCTCTTGCTCTAGGGTGGTagtggttttcctttttaatacaCTCTCGGCATCCAGAAGAAAACTTCAGTGGTTTAAGAAGCCCTATCTCAATCTAAAACCCATGTGCTGCTGGTACCCCCTGAATAAGTCAGTCTATGTGCAGAATATACCATGTTTGCCAGCTGTGGTTTTTGGTTGCACCCCAAGGGACAGACTTTGTGGCTTCCTGTAGTGGATCCTGAGCAGGGTTTTAGCCTGATGACAGATGGGATTGGGAAGTGACAGTGGTACTGTCTCCAGTGCAGACTAATGTTGGCATCCTTCATGCCTGTGAGATACAAACACATCAACCCAAAAGTAACAGCAGAAGAGGTGGTCTAGCAGTCTTCATACATCCAGGATGTCTATATGTATATTTAGTAGACTATACTGCTAATGTAAGATATTGAACACCAGCAAGTGACTATCAAGTATGAGAAGTGGATGataagcagagccaggacaatATACAGTTGAGGAAAACAAGGTGTGGGCTGGGAGATGGAGCAGTAACTCCACCTTACATCTCCCTCCTGGGGACCAGACTCTGCTCCTTCTTCCTGTTCAGTTCTGTGTGGCTGGAAAAAAGCTATTCCCAAACACTGAGCAGCAATAGAAATTGTACCTCTTCTTGACAGCCACTTGTAGAGGTCAGACTTGCACAAGTGTGGTTCTGCTCCTTCTGAACCCCGGTTTCTTACTTGAACCATCACCCTAAACAGTTTTCCCTGCCCTGTGAAGACTGAATGAGCTTGAGGAGCTCCAGGACTTTCACTGCACTGGGACAAGTTTTGAgtggaaggagagagaagggaagagcagagtTTTGCTCTCTGCAGTGAGAGGATTGGTGCTGCTTTATCAGCAGGACCACAGAATGGAGCAAGGGACAGGATCTGAGTTACTGAAGTGGTACAGTGGTTTTACACTGGACTTAATTTAGCCACAGGATATAGACATAAAGTTTGCACAGTTGTAGGCTGAGCTGCTATTCTGTCCCATATTCctgcatatatacatgtatgtggAAAGAGAATTTGGGTTCAAACAATGTTTTTGTTCACCGTAGTTGTTAGCAAGAAAATAATGTGAGTTTTTGTGGCTTAATTTTCCCATGGGATCTGTGGGCCAGCTCATACCCATGAAAAGATTTGCAATCCCTTTTTTGTGGCCTTTATGACTGTATTGTCTTTCATTAGTTGGTTAGTTTGCTGCTTTGTCCTGACAGTTTAACCAATGGAACAACTTCAGGAATCTGAGCAATCCATAGGAATAAGACACAATCACTGCTAGAGTTCAAATGCACATTTCCATGTCTAAATGGCCTTTTGAAGAGTGTTCTGGACATACACACCAGCTTGTGGCGTGCTCACTTGTCAAAGCTCATTAGACTTCCAGTTTATGCTCCTGTAAGGCAGCTGTTTAAGGCTCATTCAGGTCAATGGTCGAACAGCCAAAGAGCTGGAAGAAAAACCTGGCTTCTGAtttgagaagaagaaaagatctCACTTGCCTGGAAGAGAAGATTCTATTCACTGATTTTTCCAGCAGATGTTTTCATGGGAGGATGCAGATCTCTACATCCTTAAATTTCAGCATCTCGACCAACACAACACACTGCTGCTTGCACAATTCTGCTGTGGATGCTTAGTGACTATAGCTGCATTCTGCAGGTTTACTTCAATGCTTTTGGTTGTCTTACTCTGTTCACTTGGTCACATCAGGCTGTTGGGTGTCCCCCACACCAGCAGTCCTCTGTTGGGGTGGTAGAGGGCATCCTAACACTGAGCACTTGGGCAGTTGGTGATAGAAGTTTTGGAACACATGGATTTAATAAAGGAATTGTATGAAAGTTCTGCCTGGTTTGGAGTCTTAATTTTCACTCAGAATGAAGGCAAAGACCTGAATATGACCAAAACTGCAGTCTTTAAAACAGACTTAATGAATTTAAGGAGGTGCTAAGTGTAACAGCTAACCTGGGTAAGACAGCTACAAGGTGGAAAAGATAGGGCCTGTTCTAACCCTGCCAGGACTGCAGCAGGAACCTCGAAGCATTTAGGATTCAAAGCACTGGATGGGGTAGTGGGGTGGTTCTATCTCCCCTGGCCTGGGAAGGCCCAGGTTGGTGATAATGGCTGTGTTAGTGCTGGCATAACCCAGTGGAAAAATCATTCCTATTATCAGCTGTGTAGCCTTTTGTCAAGAAACCCCAAGGTGCTTTAGTCTTAGTCCTATTTTTAAACCCATAGGTGTAACCAATTTGGTCTCCTCCCAGACTCGGTGCAAGGTTCACATTAAGCTGTTGATGTCAGATCTTTTCCATAATCCATTTTCCGGACTCACAACCCAGCTAGAATTGGATTTGACTGATCGGATTTCTTTGGGGTCTAAATTGGGAGACAGGATGGCTTGGAAAAGGCAAATGTCATGTGATGTTCCTGAGCTTCTACCATCTGCTCTGATGTTTGATGCCTCTGAAGGTGGAATAATCAGGTAAGAAAGCTGAAGGTGAGGCTGTTGTTGAAGTAGGCTGATGGGGAGAGGCACCAGGGAGCAGGAAGAATCAACCTTGGGATACTCTGGGATATTACTGGGGGaagcacagagctctgcttAGTGTGCTCTTTATTTGCCTGTGCTCTAAGGGGAGCTTCACCCATGGATAGCTGGGGTTTGGTGGCTGCCCAAGGGAGAGGTTTGTGTCCAGGTCATTCCCAATGCACCCATGTGCAGCTTCCCCTAGAAACTGTCATGTTGAACAGAATGGCTCTGCCAGGACTTGTACAGCCCCTTGCTGGTCACTATAGGGACTTCCTGTGGGCTCACCATACCTGCAGGTCTGGCAGGACGGGAAAAGATGACTTTCATCTTCCTCTTTAAAGGGAAGTGCACCTCAAGTTTGGAAAGTATCTCAAACACATCACCCATAAATACCCTGTATTTagatcacagaatggcttgggttgaagggaccttacagctcctccagctccaacccctgacacaggcagggaccccttccactggagctcacagggaagagcttgtgcctaagagctcagctcagtctcccctctggcagctcCATGATGCCAAAACAAAGGTTTCTGCACTTGTATGATACAGCAAATGTGTCCTGGTGGAAGCAGGATGACTGATCGAGGAAAAGCCCAACCTGCAATAACCTTGTAAAACAGCTTTATTAGTGCACTATGAGATTGGAAGTACAAAAGCTTCATGGTAAAGCACAGTCAAATGAAAAAGATGCCCAAGAAAAATGGTCAGAAAGTTGCTTATGAATTGCAAGCATCTAATGCCAAATAACAACTTTCATCTAGCCAGGAGCTCCTTCCTGGTGTTCTGTATTGCCTCACATGAGGTGAGGAAATCCTTCTCCAGGAGCAGCCAAGGCACAGCCCCAGCTTGGTGTGGGGCTGGTACTGCTGCTGTCACAACCTCCTTGTGCGTGTGCTGGGTCCTGggcacagcccctgctcctggcactgGTTATCAGCACCAGGAGATACGGTTCCTGTGCTCAGAATGCTTTAATAAGGGGTGACTGAGGTTTATTCCACAGGGGATGGTCCCTGAGCCCACTGTGCCATGGATGGTACCCATTACCTGCTCAGGAATACTCAGGTGCTTGCGGATGCTCATGGTGCGGACATGGTGTCTGGCCCATCTCGAGCAGCACAGCCCTTCAAACCGTGTgcagtttgctgctgttgtagTTAAAACCACTCGAGGGTGCCACAGAGTGTAACTTGGAGGAGAAGTTTTGTTGTGCAGCTGATGAGATGTGCAGGAATCTTCCTACAAACATGCACAGCTTTTCCCTCTCAGGTTACTGCTATCACAGCCCTTCCAAACAGAAatactgaatcacagaatggtttgggttggaagggaccttaaagctcctccagctccaacccctgccatgggcagggaccccttccatagagcagctgctccaagcccctgtgtccaacctggccttgaacactgccagggatggggcagccacagcttctctgggcaccctgtgccagcgcctcagcaccctcacagggaacagcttctgccttagatctaatAACATGCCCTGAAAGTTCAGATAGTTGTTAAAAAAAGGCaccattctgtgtttttaatgctttaaaaacaaagaggagCCACTGCATTCACCACTCCCCTTTTTCTAGCTCATGATCATTAATGACTACTAAAGAATAATagcaaatcaaagcagaaatggccaaaaatgctgAACTTGTGCTCTGGAAATGCATATGGAGAGAGAAGGTTCAGGTCTGCTGTGCAGGTTTCAGACATGTGTCCTTCGGGGACCTCCTTTCACCGGGGCCAAGTGCTGGCAGCCCTGGGGCTCATCTCTTGCAGAGCTGGTGTTGGTGTGAGGCTGTCTTGGTGCAttgtgtccctgccccacacaagAAGTCCCATTGGCAGTCCCGGGGGGAGATGTGTGCTTCCAGCACAATGAGCTGCCATCACAGCACCCCTCTTCACTGCTGCACTGGGCAGGACCAGAGCAGAGCCCCAGACTCCCCATGTACCAAGGGAGCAGTAGCTTAGGAGCAGACCCTGGTCCCTGTAGTCTAttgctggtgctggggcagctcagagctgccacaaacacatttgttttaagGATGCAAAGTGGGGTAGGTAAGCAGAGATGAAGGGAAGGCATCCCCAGAACCTACTGAGcatcctctgcctcctgctcctgcccatgtGGGTTCATGCCATCGTT is part of the Melopsittacus undulatus isolate bMelUnd1 chromosome 16, bMelUnd1.mat.Z, whole genome shotgun sequence genome and harbors:
- the GUCA1B gene encoding guanylyl cyclase-activating protein 2, producing MGQQFTNAEGEQTEIDVAELQEWYKKFVVECPSGTLFMHEFKRFFGVQDNREAAEYVENMFRAFDKNGDNTIDFLEYVAALNLVLRGKLEHKLRWTFKVYDKDGNGCIDKPELLEIVESIYKLKKVCRSEVEERTPLLTPEEVVDRIFQLVDENGDGQLSLDEFIDGARKDKWVMKMLQMDVNPGGWIVEQRRKSALF